A region of Argentina anserina chromosome 5, drPotAnse1.1, whole genome shotgun sequence DNA encodes the following proteins:
- the LOC126796223 gene encoding uncharacterized protein LOC126796223, whose product MAKMSCFSLILRKKKKVKGDDESAKAGEVDKAIRTLQLRLQQQPVKTGEVNGLNPLKTFGALIPYGVDKKPIKSDKEKSPDSVLGLSGAGFESEDEHEESPINFNGFDHQTSEGSVGKEVSLRKMGCCESNKDFEMRVHRVESGHLSDPGVGKAEFWNSPNLTRSCSNLETHKVDGKMQSKLRVLTRSFEELQECVKDDATPGSPASVGSHFSADKVMLKKHSSSQVLPSRSRKLWWKLFLWSHRNMHKSSSSETPKKLSIKTKLSKQGGYSSDTLEPTRAMRFEKMESPLSINTLDKGKNIMNDDENWSGFQIGSSSMWPQNQWVAFSTETPSSSRVLDWMRDLDTTPSPRTPEDENEGVVTPPSPQTPGSRSPTNFTRGHDANLSEDALHANAVIQTLNSSSTVAHISGMSLKAIPNISCFCSLRSVNLSNNFIAHISPGSLPNGLHTLDLSKNKISSVEGLRELTRLRVLNLSYNRISRIGRGLSSCSILKELYLVGNKISDVEGLHRLLKLTVLDLSFNKITTTKALGQLVANYNSLQGLNLLGNPIQNNIGDEQLRKTIVSLLPKLVFLNKQSIKPPRSREAVADSVAKAALGKSGWNPRRKAGKKLTQSLSFPKKRSDSISPKKSRSFSNRGHKSTGIANVGHKRIHKSKSIAIVSTAVFPSSSH is encoded by the exons atggcaaaaatGAGTTGCTTCTCTCTGATTcttaggaagaagaagaaagtgaag GGAGATGATGAATCTGCAAAAGCAGGGGAAGTGGACAAGGCAATTAGGACCCTGCAACTCAGGCTTCAACAGCAGCCTGTGAAAACTGGGGAGGTTAATGGGTTGAATCCTCTGAAAACTTTTGGAGCTCTTATCCCTTATGGCGTTGACAAGAAACCTATCAAGAGTGATAAGGAGAAGAGCCCTGATAGCGTTCTTGGGTTATCTGGAGCAGGATTTGAATCTGAAGATGAGCATGAAGAGAGCCCCATCAACTTCAATGGCTTTGATCATCAGACCAGTGAAGGCAGTGTGGGGAAAGAGGTCTCATTAAGGAAGATGGGTTGCTGTGAATCTAATAAGGACTTTGAGATGCGTGTTCATAGAGTAGAAAGTGGGCATCTTAGTGATCCCGGGGTTGGGAAAGCAGAGTTCTGGAATTCACCAAATCTTACTCGTTCTTGCTCGAATTTGGAGACTCATAAGGTGGATGGAAAGATGCAATCTAAGTTGCGAGTTCTGACTCGATCATTTGAAGAATTACAGGAATGTGTAAAGGATGATGCAACTCCTGGAAGCCCTGCTTCCGTTGGAAGTCATTTCAGTGCTGATAAGGTTATGCTAAAGAAGCATTCTTCAAGCCAAGTTTTGCCTTCTAGAAGCAGAAAACTGTGGTGGAAGTTGTTCCTTTGGAGCCATAGGAACATGCACAAATCATCATCCAGTGAAACACCAAAGAAACTTTCCATCAAAACAAAGTTGAGTAAGCAAGGCGGGTACTCTTCAGATACGCTTGAACCAACCAGGGCTATGCGATTCGAAAAGATGGAATCACCTCTATCTATTAATACTCTAGACAAAGGGAAGAACATCATGAATGATGATGAGAACTGGAGTGGTTTTCAAATTGGATCCTCATCCATGTGGCCTCAGAACCAGTGGGTTGCTTTCTCGACAGAAACACCGTCATCTTCAAGAGTGTTAGACTGGATGAGAGATCTCGATACGACACCCTCTCCTCGAACTCCTGAAGATGAAAATGAGGGAGTCGTCACTCCACCCTCTCCTCAAACTCCTGGATCAAGAAGTCCAACTAACTTCACTCGAGGTCATGATGCCAACCTTTCAGAGGATGCATTGCATGCTAATGCCGTAATCCAGACTTTAAACTCTTCATCAACAGTGGCTCACATCTCTGGTATGAGCTTAAAAGCCATCCCCAACATTTCATGCTTCTGCAGCCTTCGATCCGTCAACTTGTCAAACAACTTCATAG CTCACATCAGTCCAGGGTCACTGCCAAATGGCCTTCACACACTTGACTTGTCCAAAAACAAGATCAGCTCCGTTGAAGGTTTGAGAGAGTTAACTCGATTGCGAGTACTAAACCTCAGTTACAATCGGATTTCTAGAATCGGACGCG GGTTATCCAGCTGTAGCATACTCAAGGAGCTCTATCTTGTCGGGAACAAGATCAGTGATGTCGAAGGTCTACACAGGCTATTGAAGCTAACAGTTCTGGACCTGAGCTTCAACAAGATAACAACAACAAAGGCACTCGGCCAGCTTGTTGCTAACTACAACTCGCTACAGGGTCTGAATCTATTAGGCAATCCGATTCAGAACAACATTGGAGATGAGCAGCTGCGCAAAACTATTGTAAGTCTGCTTCCAAAGCTAGTCTTCCTGAACAAGCAATCCATCAAACCACCAAGATCAAGGGAGGCAGTCGCAGATAGTGTGGCCAAAGCTGCATTAGGAAAATCTGGATGGAACCCTCGCCGAAAAGCAGGCAAGAAGCTTACCCAAAGTTTGTCATTTCCCAAAAAAAGGTCTGATTCCATATCACCAAAGAAATCTCGATCATTTTCAAACCGCGGCCACAAGAGCACTGGCATTGCAAATGTTGGACACAAGAGAATTCACAAATCCAAGAGCATAGCCATAGTCTCAACAGCTGTTTTTCCTTCTTCATCCCATTAA